The following coding sequences lie in one Metopolophium dirhodum isolate CAU chromosome 5, ASM1992520v1, whole genome shotgun sequence genomic window:
- the LOC132945865 gene encoding uncharacterized protein LOC132945865 codes for MSERQIKTVQDENFILVVDSVNKIICFSNLKLLCSVDKIFVDGTFTYCPKYFLQLFTIHIFKNGHYIPLVYFLLPDKCKDTYALSFGYVVEKCSEINLLFTPSKIVSDFEEAIHIGAKTIWPEIRMVGCRFHLTQNWWKHIQSLGLSKEYKDASSEIGNWLKWVFGLPLLNPEEVSDCFTTDLMSVSPDDERIIRFCDYLVEYYIDEGAKFNPRIWASREIT; via the exons ATGAGCGAGCGTCAAATTAAAACTGTCCAGGACGAAAACTTTATTCTTGTTGTTGATTcagtaaacaaaattatatgtttttcgaATTTAAAACTTCTTTGTTCAGTAGACAAAATATTTGTGGATGGTACTTTTACCTACTgtccaaaatattttcttcagcTTTTTACTATACACATCTTCAAGAACGGACATTATATTCCACTCGTGTACTTCTTATTACCAGACAAATGTAAAGACACATATGCACTATCGTTCGGATATGTGGTTGAAAAATGTtcggaaattaatttattattcactcCGTCGAAAATAGTTTCCGATTTTGAAGAAGCTATACATATTGGTGCAAAAACAATATGGCCAGAAATACGGATGGTTGGTTGCAGATTTCATTTAACACAAAATTGGTGGAAACACATTCAAAGTCTTG gctTATCAAAAGAATATAAAGACGCATCAAGTGAAATAGGTAATTGGCTAAAATGGGTATTTGGCTTACCATTACTAAATCCAGAAGAAGTAAGCGATTGCTTTACGACAGATTTGATGTCAGTTTCTCCAGATGATGAAAGGATAATTAGGTTCTGCGATtatttagttgaatattatattgatgaaggTGCAAAATTCAATCCACGTATTTGGGCATCGAGAGAAATAACATAA